From the genome of Spinacia oleracea cultivar Varoflay chromosome 2, BTI_SOV_V1, whole genome shotgun sequence, one region includes:
- the LOC110802999 gene encoding uncharacterized protein: MENTINPDTKRPYSITMIERLMHDIHFAVDPYNSSKKQALDVIHRLVKKFPIKRSPMRLRLTVGEKNFSTILEKLGTWNGEIVTMDESGTQFSVDDQKMAARLANTMCNSLKGRPALGRIFQGKEPPQFVAIFSLWLC; the protein is encoded by the exons ATGGAAAACACCATTAATCCTGACACGAAACGCCCTTACTCGATAACTATGATCGAACGTTTGATGCATGACATCCATTTTGCTGTTGATCCTTATAACAGTTCCAAAAAGCAG GCACTAGATGTTATTCACCGGCTTGTAAAGAAATTTCCCATCAAAAGATCTCCAATGAGACTTCGACTTACTGTTGGTGAGAAGAATTTTTCCACTATATTGGAGAAGCTAGGCACTTGGAATGGTGAGATTGTGACTATGGATGAATCTGGAACTCAATTTTCAGTT GATGACCAGAAGATGGCAGCAAGGTTGGCTAACACAATGTGCAATTCACTTAAAGGAAGACCTGCCCTG GGTCGTATTTTCCAAGGAAAGGAGCCACCTCAATTTGTTGCTATATTTAGCCTATGGTTGTGCTAA